In the Sandaracinus amylolyticus genome, CGGCGCCGACCGAGAGCTCGCGCTCGCCGATGCGCACCCGCAGCGGCGCTCCGCCCTCGAGCGGCGTCACGAGCACCACGCCCTGCCCCGGCGCCACCTCGACGCCGAGCGCGGGGTCGATCGTGGGCAGGTCCTCGCCGTAGCTGCGCACCTGGGTGGCGGGCGCGGCGGGCGCGGGCTCGGTGGGCACCGCCGCGGTGGTGGGCGCGGAGGCGGTCGACGGCGCGACCGGCGGTGCATCGTCGGGCTGGGGCTCGGGCTCCGGCGCGGCGGGCGTCTCGGGCGCGGTCTCGGCGACCGAGCCACCGAGCAGGTTGCGGTATGCGACGAACCCCGCGAAGACGAGCACCGCGAGGAGAAACGCCCAGCCGAACAGCCCGATCCCGCCGCTCTCGGCGGGCGCAGGCGCGGCGGCGGCAGCGGGCGCGGGCTTCTTCACCGGCGCGCTCGGCGGCGGCATCAGCGGGGCCGGCGCCGCGGGGATCACGGGCTCGGGCGCCGCGATCACCGGCTCGGGCGGCGGCTCGGGCGCGGGCGGCTCGGCCGCGGTCGGCGCGACCGGCTCCGGCTCCGGCATGGCCAGGCTCGCCGAGAGCGCCTCGAGCGACGTCTCCTCCTGCTTCTTGCGCGCGAAGGGATCGACCTCGGGCGCGTCCAGCTCGAGCATCCCGCGGGGCGGCTCGCTCGCCATCCGATGCGCCTCGGCGACGATGTCGCCGGTGCTCTCCTCGCTCGCGAGCCAGCCCAGCTCGGGCCCGCTCTCCTCCTCGACCATCGCGTCGGCGACGTCCGGCGGCGCCGAGGGCAACGAAGGCGGCGCCAGCGTCGACGCGCCCTCCCCCGGCACCAGGCTCGGCGTGCGCATCGGCAGCTCGATCTCGCCGCGCGCCGCGCCCGCCGCCGCGATGCGGTCCTCTCCGTCGGGACCGCGCACCGCGAGGATCGCGCCCTGGCGCGCCAGATCGAGCATCACCGACTCGAGCTCGTGCGGCGCGACGCTCCCCTCCATCAGCAGCGCGCGCGGGCCACCGGTCCCGCGCAGCTTCGACACCATCGCGCGCAGCGCGTCCGGCGACGCGCGCAGCAGCGACGCGAGCACGTCGTCGTCGAGCTCCACGTGCGACGCGAGCGCGAGGCCCTTGCCGCTCACCGCGTCGACCAGCGCGCCGATCGCCGCCGCGCCCTTGCGCAGCACCACGTCGAGCGGCTCCTTGATGCTCGCGCGCACCGGCCCTTCCGCGTCGGCGATCGCGAAACGTCCCGCCGTCGCCCCGAGCAGCGGCACCAGCACGCGCGGCCCGCGGCTGAACGACCCGTCGCTCGCGGTGCGCGTCAGATCGACGAGGTTCCCGCCGCGCAGATCGATCTCGAAGAGGTTCCAGGCGTCGCGCACGGTGATGCGCGCGTCGGGCCGGTGCTGGGCCGCGGTCTGGATCAGCGGCAGGATGCCGATGCGCTCGAGCCGTCCGCGCACGTCGCCGCCCGCGCGCAGCTGCGCCTCGAGGCGCGCACGCGGACGCAGCACGTCGCGCACGCAGTCGAGGATCTGCTGCGCGCCCGACTCCTTGCGCAGGTAGCCGCTCGCGCCCGACTGCAGCTCGCGCATGCGCTGGAGGAAGTCCTCCTTCCACGAGAGGAGGATCACCGGCACGTCGGCGAGCGCGGGATCGCGCTTGAGCTCGCGCGTGAGCGCGAAGCCGTCGAGCCGCGGCATGAGGATGTCGCTGACGACGAGATCGGGGCGACGACGGCGCGCGATGTCGAGCGCCTCCGCGCCGTCGCTCGCCTCGTCGACGACCACGCCTTCCTCGCGGAGCAGGCCCGCGAAGAACCACACCACCGCGGGGTCGTCGTCCACCACGATCGCGTGGCGATCGCGCAGGCTCACCGGCGCCGACTTCGGCTCGGGCGTGTCCTCCTCGTCGACCAGCGCGAGGAACGCGGGACCACCCGGCGCGCGGTCGTCGCGGAAGTGGAGGCGTCCTCCACTTCGCTGCGCGAGGTGCGCACGAACCCGGCCGATCGCCGACCACGCCGCCGCGAGCACCTCCGCGCCGTCGCCCAGCGGAACGCGCAGATCGCGCCCGCGATCCGCGCTCTCCACGAGCCCGCGCTTCACCTCGTCGGCGATGCGCGACGCGACCTCCTCGATCGTGTGCTCGCCCGCGAGGCCCGCGACGCCGTGCCCGCCCTCGCCGGTCACTCGCGCCAGCGTGGTCTCGAGCGCCGCCGCCTCGAAGGGCTTGAGCAGCACCTCGTCGGCGCCGCGCTCGCGCAGCGCGATCGGATCGACGGTCGCGCCCGCCGGTGCCAGCGCGATCACCGGCACGAAGTCGGTCAGCGGATCGTCCCGCAGCCGCCGCACCAGATCGACGCCGCCCCGCGAGAGCACCGCGTGATCGACCAGCACCGCGTCGGGCGCGCTCGATCGCGCGAGGCGCAGCGCCTCCTCGGGATCCGCGGCGCCCAGCACCTCGAAGCGCTCGGCCGGGAGCACCGCGCGCGCCCTCGCCTGCCACTCCGCGCCGTCGACGACGAGGATGCTCAGCACGTTCTGGAAGCCGCGCGACGGCGGCGTCACCGGCACCGCGACCGGCGGCGGCGGCGACGAGCGCGTCGTGATCACGACCGGCGGCGGCGCCTCGCTGTCGGTCGCCGCGGGCAGCCCGCGCAGCGTCGTCGCGCGCTCGCGCAGCGGACGCGGGCGCTCGCTCTCGCGGGCCGGCGGGGCCTCGCTCTCGAGCGCCGGGGGCGGCTGCGTCCCCGCGCCGGCGAGCTCGAGCGTGTTGCGGCGCGGTGCAGGCGCGCGCGGCACCCGCGGCGCCGCGGGGATCTCGACGTCGGCGTGCTCTTCGTCGTCGTGCAGGTCGGGCGTCGGCTCGGCCTGACCGAGCAGCGGCAGGGTCGCCGCGAGCGACGCGAGCGCGTCGAGGTCCGCGCCCTCGAGCCCGCGCTTCTCGTCGCGCGCGCGGTCGAGCCGGGCGATCGCGTCCTTCAGCGCGTTGGTGAGCGGCGCGATCTGGAAGACCTGCGCCGATGCGTAGAGCGCGTGGAGGCGACGCCGGAGCTCCTCGCGGGGGCGCTCCTCGGCAGGCGTCGCCGCGAGCAGCGCGATCGAACCGCGCAGCTCGCCGGCCTTTCGAGGAAGACCGTCGACGAACCGTGCGCGGGCGACGCCCAGCGGCGTCGGACGAGAGCTCTCGGAACCCATGGCGCGCGCATCCTAGCAGGACGGGTTTCCCGCGGAACCTCGCGGCACGTTGCGGAGGGCGCCGACGCGACGTAGACGACGCGGCTACCATCCGTCAGGGCAGGAAGAGAGCGCGCGATGAGGTTCGTCGACGAGGTCACGGTCGAGGTGAAGGGAGGCGACGGCGGCAACGGCGCCGTCGCGTTCCGCCGCGAGAAGTTCGTGCCCTTCGGTGGTCCGTCGGGTGGTGACGGCGGGGACGGCGGAGACGTGGTCTTCCGCGCCGACGAGCGCCTCTCGACGCTGCTCGATCTGCGCTACCGCCGGAAGCTGATCGCGAAGAACGGCGAGAGCGGGCGCGGCAAGGACCAGTACGGCGCCGCCGGCGAGGACCTCGTCGTGCGCGTCCCGATCGGCACCCAGGTGTTCGATGCGGAGACCGGCTCGCCCGTCGCGGATCTCGACGCGAACGAGAAGGAATTCGTCATCGCGCGCGGCGGCAAGGGCGGACGCGGCAACATCCACTTCGCCACGCCCCAGGATCGCGCGCCGCGACGCGCCGAGCCCGGCGAGCCCGGCGAGCAGAGGAAGCTGCGCATCGAGCTCAAGTTGCTCGCGGACGTGGGCCTGCTCGGCTACCCGAACGTCGGCAAGAGCACGCTGATCGCGAGCATCTCGCGGGCCCGCCCGAAGATCGCGGACTACCCGTTCACCACGCTGGTGCCGAACCTCGGTGTCGCCGCGATCGGCGAGCGCAGCTTCGTGGTCGCCGACATCCCCGGCATCATCGAGGGCGCGGCCGAGGGCGCGGGCCTCGGCCATCGCTTCCTCAAGCACGTCGAGCGCACGCGCGTGCTGCTCCACATCCTCACGCTCGATCCCGATCCCGATCGCAAGCCGCTCCAGGACTACGACGTGCTGCTGAGCGAGCTCGAGCGCTTCGATCCCGAGCTCGCGAAGCGCCCGATGATCGTCGCGGTGAGCAAGCTCGATCTCCCCGACGTGAAGAAGCGCGTCTCGTCGATCCGCCGCGGCATGAAGGCGCGGGGCGTCGACAAGGTGCTCGCGTTCTCGGCCGCGACCGGCGAAGGCATCGACGAGCTCCTCCACGAGCTCGTGCGCGTGCTCGACGAGCACCCGGTCGCGCCGACCCCGCGCGCGGCGCCGCTGGGCCGCCCTGGCCGCACTGCGGCCGCGCTCGACGACGAGGGCGACGACGTCGGAGGTGACGTGGAGTACGTGGAGTGACGATCCCGCCCGCCGTGCTCGCCGCGTGGGGCGCGGAGTCGGCGCGCATCACGCCGATCGAGATCGGGCTCATCAACCTCACGTTCCGCGTCGATCGCCCCGAGGGCGCGATCGCGCTCCAGCGGCTGCACCCGATCTTCGCGGGCGAGGTGAACCTCGACATCGACGCGATCACGACGCAGCTCGAGCGCGCCGGGATGATCACGCCGCGCCCGGTGCCCACCAAGGACGGCGCGCTCTGGATCGATCACGACGGCGTCTGGCGTGCGCTCACCTGGCTCGAGGGGCGCGTGCACACCGAGCTGCGCAGCGCGGGGATCGCGCGCGCGGCAGGCGCGCTCGTCGGTCGATTCCATCGCGCGCTCGAGCACGTGGAGCACCGGTTCCACTTCACGCGCCCCGGCGCGCACGACACCGCGCGCCATCTCGCGAAGCTCGACGCTGCGCTCGCGAGCGAGAGCCCGCACGTCATCGAGGCGCGCCCCATCGCCGAGGCGATCCTCGCCCACGCGCGCGAGCTCGCGCCGCTCGCGACCACGCGCACCCGCATCATCCACGGCGATCTCAAGATCTCGAACGTGCTCTTCGACGAGCCCGGCGCCGAGGCGCGCGCGCTGCTCGATCTCGACACGATGGCGCACGGGATCGTCGCCCACGAGATCGGCGACGCGCTGCGCTCGTGGTGCAACCCCGGCGGCGAGAGCGCGGAGGACGCGCGCGTCGATCCCGCGATCTTCGAGGGCGCGCTCGAGGGCTGGAGCACGTCGATGCGGGGCGCGCTCGACGACGACGAGATCGCGTCGATCGTCCCCGGCTTCGAGACGATCTCGCTCGAGCTCGCGATGCGCTTCGCGACCGACGCGATCGAGGATCGCTACTTCGGCTGGGACCGCGCCCGCTACGCGTCGCGCGTCGAGCACGACCGCGTGCGCGCGCGCTCGCAGCTCGCGCTCGCACGCTCGGTGCGCTCACACCGCAGCGAGCTCGAGGCCATCGTCGCGCGCTGCTTCCGGTAGTCTCGCGCCCGGATGCCCTATCCCGCCGATCCCTCCGCGCGCGCTGCGATCCTCGATCTGCTGGGCTCGGTCTGGCCCCACGTTCCACCCTCGGTCGCGCAGGCAGCTCGCTGGGGCTCCGAGTGGTGCGAGGTGTCGACGCCGTTCGTGCGCTGGGACGATGGGCGCGCGGTGTCGCTCGTCGGCGTGCTGCGCCTCCCGATGCGCGTGAACGGGCGCGACGTGACGCTCGCCGGCATCCACGGCGTGTGCACGCGTGCGGCGTATCGCGAGCGCGGTCTCTTCCGGAGCGCGATCGGGGACGCGCTGCGCTACGTCGAGCGCGAGATCGGCGAGACCGCGATCCTCTGGACCGAAGAGCCCGCGATCTACGAGCGCTTCGGGTTCCGCCGCGTGGAGGAGCGCATCGCGACACTCGACGTCGACGTGACGCCGGTGCGCGATGCACGCGGGCGTCGCCTCGATCCCGATCTCGACGACGACCTCGCGCTCCTGCGACGGATGCTCGCGTCGCGCGCGCCGGTCTCCGATCGTCTCGCCACCCGCGAGCCCGGCTGGCACTTCCTGATCGACCTCGCGCTCCACGGCTCGCTCGCGCCCGCGCTGGTGCACCTGCCTGCGCTCGACACGATCGTCGCGGTCGAGGATCGCGGCCGCGCGCTGCGCATCCACGACGTGATCGCGCCGCGCATCCCCGACGTGCGAGACCTCGTCGCGCACCTCGGCGGCGCGCCCTGGGGCGTGGAGATCGCGCTCACCTGCGATCTCCTCTGCCCGCGCGCCCACGAGACGATGCCGCACGACGCGAGCGACGTGCTCATGGTGCGCGGCCCGCTCGACGTGGAGCCGCCCTTCGCGCTCTCGTCGCTCGTGCGCTGCTAGCCGCGGATGCTCTTCGCGGTCTGCCCGAAGAGGACCTTCTTCGCCTCGTCGTCCATCTTCGGCACGCGCAGCTCCTTGCCGACCTCGACGCCGCGCTTCACCGCGTCGCGCGCTTCGAGCGCGCGGAACCAGCGCTCGAGGTGCGGGAACTCCGAGAGCTGCTGCCCCTGCGCCTGCCACGGCACGACCCACGGGTAGATCGCGATGTCGGCGATCGAGTACTCGCCCGCGACGAACTCGCGATCCGAGAGCCGGCGATCGAGCACGCCGTAGAGGCGGTTCACCTCGTTGGTGTAGCGATCGATCGCATAGGGCAGCTTCTCCGGCGCGTACTGTCGGAAGTGGTGCGCCTGGCCCGCCATCGGCCCGAGGCCTGCGACCTGCCACGCCACCCACTGCAGCACCTCGTAGCGCCCTCGTACGTCGCTCGGGATCAGGCGCCCGGTCTTCTCCGCGAGGTACTGCAGGATGGCGCCCGACTCGAAGATCGCGATCGGCGCGCCACCGCCCGGCGGATCGTCGTCGACGATCGCGGGCATGCGATTGTTGGGGCTGATCGCCAGGAATTCGGGGCGGAATTGCTCGCCGCGCCCGATGTTCACCGGCTTCACCGCGTAAGGCAGCCCGAGCTCCTCGAGCGCGATGGTGATCTTCCAGCCGTTGGGTGTGGGCCAGTAGTGGAGGTCGATCATGGCCTGCGCGAGCATCGGGTTGCGATGCATCGACCGCAAGGCCGCGCCCGGCGTCGCGTTGTAGAATGTCCGCGATGGTGGTGTCCGAGGAAGGCCTCGCGCTGCGCGCTGGAGACGTACGCGCCGCAGAGCTCCTCGAGACGCACCTCGCGCGTGTGCTCCGCACGCTGGAATCGGAGCGCGCGACCGGCGTGCTCGACGTCGACGCGGGCGGGATCCGCACCACGTTCTACCTGCGCGAGGGCGCGATCGTGTTCGCGGAGTCGGGCACGGTCGGCGAGACGCTCGGCCGCGTGCTCGTGACGCGCGGTGTGATCACCGACGCGCAGTATCGGCAGATCCTCCGACGCATGACCGACGCGCTCGTCCACGACGAGCTGATGCGCTTCGGCGAGGTCGCGATCGAGCTCGGGATCCTCTCGCCCGATCGCGTGTCCGAAGGGCTCCGTGCGCAGATGCGGGCGCGCGTCGTGCGCTGCCTGCAGCTCGATCAGGCACGCTGGATCTTCCGCGAGGATCTCGACGCGGTCGCGTCGGTCGCGCGCTTCGCGCTCCCGCTGCCCGCGGTGTTGCTCGAGTCGCTCGCCGAGCCCCAGGAAGCGGCGCGATGGGCGTGGCGCCTCGCGTCGCACGCAGAGCTCGGAGTCGTGCTCGCCGCGCCGCCGAGCGAGATCGCGACGCGCCTCGGGCTCGGGCCCGCGGAGCTGCGCATCGTGCGCGCGCTCGAAGGCCATCCGCGCGTCGGCGAGGTGCTCGTCCCCGACGCGCCCGACCTCGAGCCGCGCGCCGCGATCCTCGCGACGCTCCTGCTGCTCGAGCTCGCCGAGCTCCGCACGATCACGTCGATCACGCAGCAACGCGCGCCCTCGCCCGAGCCGGTGAGCACCGAGGTGCTCCGCCCCGCGAGCGACGACGTCGCCGCACGCGCGAGCGGTGCCGCGGCGCGGCTGCGCGAAGAGGTCGAGCGCCGTCGCAACGCGGGGCCCACCACGCGTCGCGACGAGACGCGCACCCGCCTCTCCGCCGAGGAGCGCTACGCCGAGGGGCGGCGCTGGCTGCGCGAGGGCAAGCCCCAGCTCGCGCTGCGCGAGCTGCGCGCGGCCGCGGAGCAGATGCCCGACGCGAACGAGTACCGTCTCGCCGAGGCCTTCGCGGACTGGCTCTGCGCCGACGACGACATCGTGCGCGCCGCGGCGCACGACCTGCTCGCGCACTGGATCACCCAGACGCTCAAGGCCGATCGCCGCAACGCGCTCGGTCACTACGCGCAGGGCCGCATCTTCGCGGCGGCGGGCGATCACGCGCAGGCGCTCAAGGCGTTCACCATCGCGAGCAAGCTGGACCCGAGCGACGTCGAGGCGACGCGCTGGGTCCGGATCACGAAGCAGCGCGCCGGCGCCGCGAAGTGAGCCCGACTCACTCTTCGCGCGACTCGATGCGCGCGATCGCCCACGCCGCCGCGTCGCGCACCGCGGGATCCACGTCACGCTCGCGCGCTTCGCGCAGCACCGGCAGGTGCACCTTGCCGCCGACGTTCCCGAGCACGATCGCCGCGTTGCGCGCCGCACCCGTGCGCTTCAGGCGCCGCACCGGCGAGCCGAGCGAGTACGCGTCGAACGTCTCCTCGTCCATGCGCAGCACGCTCACCGCGTCGTGATCGCGCCACCGCGCGTCGGGCGCGAAAGGCTCGGTCGTCGACGGGTCGGGCGGCGCCGTGCGCGTGAACGGGCAGACGTCCTGGCACACGTCGCACCCGAGGAAACGATCGCCGATGCCCTCGCGCAGCTTCTCGTCGATCGCGCCCTCGTGCTCGATCGTGAGGTACGAGATGCAGCGCCGCGCATCGAGCTGGCGCACGTCGACGAACGCGCGCGTCGGGCACGCGTCGAGGCATCGCGTGCAGGTCCCGCAGCGCTCGCCCATCGGCTCGTCGGGCTCGAGCTCCGCGGTCGTGAGCACGGTCGCGAGCAGCACGTGCGAGCCGAGGCCCGGGATGATCAGACAGCAGTTCTTCCCGATGAAGCCGAGCCCCGCGCGCACCGCCCACGCGCGCTCGAACACCGGCGCCGAGTCGGTCGATCCGCGCGACGGATGGCCCGAAGCGCGCAGCCACTCCGCGAGCTTCTTCGCGCGCTTGCCGATCACGTTGTGGTAGTCGCGACCGCGCGCATACCGCGCGACGAGCCCGGGCGACGGGCCCACCCGCTCCTCGTGCCGCGCGTAGGGCGTGGCCATCACGATCACGCTGCGAGCGCCCGCGAGCATCCGCTCGTCGCGCGGATCGACGCGCACCTCGCACGTCTCCTCCATCCACGACATCGCGGCGTGACGCCCCTCTGCGAGCCACGCGCGCAGCCGCTCGCCCTCCGGCCCGAGCGTCTCCGCGCGCGCGATCCCGACCCGCGCGAACCCGAGCTCGCGCGCTCGCGCCTTCACCTCGTCCGTGAGCGTCACGTCACTCGCCGCCCGACGGGATCTCCTCGGGCGGCTCCCCGCGATCGACCAGCGGAGTGTTCCGCAGCATGAACGGACGCGCGTTCCAGGTTCCGCACTGCCGCGGGCCGCGATCGAAGCGCCAGTGCAGCCACGCGCGCCCGTCGCCGCTCAGGATCGCGTCGGGCGGCTGGGGGAACGGCTGCGCGCGCATCACCGAGTTGAACGCGCCGAAGTCGAAGAGGATGTTGCCGCTCGTCGCGACGATGCCGACGCGATGCACGGTGCCGTCGGGGTTCACCGCGATCTCGAGCGTCGTGTTGAGCGACATGTCGTTGAGCCCTTCGCTCGCGTCGGGCGAGATGCCCGCGACGTAGCGATCGGCGAACTCGCGGTGGATGCGCCGGTGCATGTCCGAGAGGAACGTCGCGAACGGCGAGGCCGCCGCGTCGAGCGCGGTCTGGTTCCCGGGACGCACCTCGCTCACGTAGTTCTCGATCGCCGCGCGGAACTCCTGCCAGCGCTGCTCGCGGCTCGCGCCGCGCGATCGCGATCGACGCTCCTCGAGGCGCGCCTCGCGCTGACGTCGCAGCTCCTCCTCGCCGTAGATCGACTCGAACTGCGACCACGAGAGCGGGCTGCCGGGGCCGCCGCGCACACCGGTCGCACCGCCGCGGCGCGCACCACCGCGGGTCCGCCCGGGACGGCCGACCGCCAGGCCCTCGCCGCTCTCGCCTCGCCCGCGCCCCTCACGTCGCGCACCGCCCGCTTCGCCCTCGCCGCTGCCCTCGGGCCGCGTCGTCGGGCGCGGGCGCGTGATCGTGAACGTGCCGAACCCGTCGGAGATCGTGACCGTCTCCTGCTCGACCGGCGCACCGCCGCCCATCGCGCGCGCGCCGCCTTCTTCGCTGCGCGCGCGCTCGCCCTCGCGCGCCTCGTGATCGTGCCCGTGGTCCATGCTCTCGGCGCCCGCGGCGGTGGGACGCGGCGAGGTCGACGCCTCGCGCTCGCGCGGCGGGCGTCGCTCGGCTTCTTCGGGCAGGACGCGGCGTCGATCGTCGCCCTCGACGTCGCGCATGTCCGCGACCTCGTCCTCGTCGGAATTCCCGGGCTCCTCGGTCGGGCCCTGCTCCTGGGTCGCGCCGGGGCTCGGCTGGGCGTCGTCGCGGATCGTGTTGGTGATCGTCGCCTGGGTCTCCTCCTCGACGTCGCGCGACTCCTCGGCGATGAAGCGCGCGTCGGGCGGCGGCTCGGCGGGCGGATCTTCGCTGCGCTGCACGATCGCGCGGCGCTCCTCGAGCGGCGGCGGGGGCGGCGGAGGCGGCGGCTCGGCCGCGGGAGCGACCGGCGGAGGCGGCTCGGG is a window encoding:
- a CDS encoding phosphotransferase enzyme family protein codes for the protein MTIPPAVLAAWGAESARITPIEIGLINLTFRVDRPEGAIALQRLHPIFAGEVNLDIDAITTQLERAGMITPRPVPTKDGALWIDHDGVWRALTWLEGRVHTELRSAGIARAAGALVGRFHRALEHVEHRFHFTRPGAHDTARHLAKLDAALASESPHVIEARPIAEAILAHARELAPLATTRTRIIHGDLKISNVLFDEPGAEARALLDLDTMAHGIVAHEIGDALRSWCNPGGESAEDARVDPAIFEGALEGWSTSMRGALDDDEIASIVPGFETISLELAMRFATDAIEDRYFGWDRARYASRVEHDRVRARSQLALARSVRSHRSELEAIVARCFR
- a CDS encoding DUF4388 domain-containing protein encodes the protein MVVSEEGLALRAGDVRAAELLETHLARVLRTLESERATGVLDVDAGGIRTTFYLREGAIVFAESGTVGETLGRVLVTRGVITDAQYRQILRRMTDALVHDELMRFGEVAIELGILSPDRVSEGLRAQMRARVVRCLQLDQARWIFREDLDAVASVARFALPLPAVLLESLAEPQEAARWAWRLASHAELGVVLAAPPSEIATRLGLGPAELRIVRALEGHPRVGEVLVPDAPDLEPRAAILATLLLLELAELRTITSITQQRAPSPEPVSTEVLRPASDDVAARASGAAARLREEVERRRNAGPTTRRDETRTRLSAEERYAEGRRWLREGKPQLALRELRAAAEQMPDANEYRLAEAFADWLCADDDIVRAAAHDLLAHWITQTLKADRRNALGHYAQGRIFAAAGDHAQALKAFTIASKLDPSDVEATRWVRITKQRAGAAK
- a CDS encoding TonB C-terminal domain-containing protein encodes the protein MSTTPRTPDEQGVPKSTPARARGSGALLVPPAIVLAIALLGSISIHLPIYAGLGVLARLLESEPSAAPSAPIEISLVEPNPSEMPSDAVPDEAPTPPEATPPEEPTATPEPTPEPPRRRRRPPEPERQPEPEPERTPEPEPEPEPPPPVAPAAEPPPPPPPPPLEERRAIVQRSEDPPAEPPPDARFIAEESRDVEEETQATITNTIRDDAQPSPGATQEQGPTEEPGNSDEDEVADMRDVEGDDRRRVLPEEAERRPPREREASTSPRPTAAGAESMDHGHDHEAREGERARSEEGGARAMGGGAPVEQETVTISDGFGTFTITRPRPTTRPEGSGEGEAGGARREGRGRGESGEGLAVGRPGRTRGGARRGGATGVRGGPGSPLSWSQFESIYGEEELRRQREARLEERRSRSRGASREQRWQEFRAAIENYVSEVRPGNQTALDAAASPFATFLSDMHRRIHREFADRYVAGISPDASEGLNDMSLNTTLEIAVNPDGTVHRVGIVATSGNILFDFGAFNSVMRAQPFPQPPDAILSGDGRAWLHWRFDRGPRQCGTWNARPFMLRNTPLVDRGEPPEEIPSGGE
- the queG gene encoding tRNA epoxyqueuosine(34) reductase QueG encodes the protein MTLTDEVKARARELGFARVGIARAETLGPEGERLRAWLAEGRHAAMSWMEETCEVRVDPRDERMLAGARSVIVMATPYARHEERVGPSPGLVARYARGRDYHNVIGKRAKKLAEWLRASGHPSRGSTDSAPVFERAWAVRAGLGFIGKNCCLIIPGLGSHVLLATVLTTAELEPDEPMGERCGTCTRCLDACPTRAFVDVRQLDARRCISYLTIEHEGAIDEKLREGIGDRFLGCDVCQDVCPFTRTAPPDPSTTEPFAPDARWRDHDAVSVLRMDEETFDAYSLGSPVRRLKRTGAARNAAIVLGNVGGKVHLPVLREARERDVDPAVRDAAAWAIARIESREE
- a CDS encoding GNAT family N-acetyltransferase; translation: MPYPADPSARAAILDLLGSVWPHVPPSVAQAARWGSEWCEVSTPFVRWDDGRAVSLVGVLRLPMRVNGRDVTLAGIHGVCTRAAYRERGLFRSAIGDALRYVEREIGETAILWTEEPAIYERFGFRRVEERIATLDVDVTPVRDARGRRLDPDLDDDLALLRRMLASRAPVSDRLATREPGWHFLIDLALHGSLAPALVHLPALDTIVAVEDRGRALRIHDVIAPRIPDVRDLVAHLGGAPWGVEIALTCDLLCPRAHETMPHDASDVLMVRGPLDVEPPFALSSLVRC
- a CDS encoding glutathione S-transferase N-terminal domain-containing protein, which codes for MIDLHYWPTPNGWKITIALEELGLPYAVKPVNIGRGEQFRPEFLAISPNNRMPAIVDDDPPGGGAPIAIFESGAILQYLAEKTGRLIPSDVRGRYEVLQWVAWQVAGLGPMAGQAHHFRQYAPEKLPYAIDRYTNEVNRLYGVLDRRLSDREFVAGEYSIADIAIYPWVVPWQAQGQQLSEFPHLERWFRALEARDAVKRGVEVGKELRVPKMDDEAKKVLFGQTAKSIRG
- the obgE gene encoding GTPase ObgE; protein product: MRFVDEVTVEVKGGDGGNGAVAFRREKFVPFGGPSGGDGGDGGDVVFRADERLSTLLDLRYRRKLIAKNGESGRGKDQYGAAGEDLVVRVPIGTQVFDAETGSPVADLDANEKEFVIARGGKGGRGNIHFATPQDRAPRRAEPGEPGEQRKLRIELKLLADVGLLGYPNVGKSTLIASISRARPKIADYPFTTLVPNLGVAAIGERSFVVADIPGIIEGAAEGAGLGHRFLKHVERTRVLLHILTLDPDPDRKPLQDYDVLLSELERFDPELAKRPMIVAVSKLDLPDVKKRVSSIRRGMKARGVDKVLAFSAATGEGIDELLHELVRVLDEHPVAPTPRAAPLGRPGRTAAALDDEGDDVGGDVEYVE
- a CDS encoding response regulator codes for the protein MGSESSRPTPLGVARARFVDGLPRKAGELRGSIALLAATPAEERPREELRRRLHALYASAQVFQIAPLTNALKDAIARLDRARDEKRGLEGADLDALASLAATLPLLGQAEPTPDLHDDEEHADVEIPAAPRVPRAPAPRRNTLELAGAGTQPPPALESEAPPARESERPRPLRERATTLRGLPAATDSEAPPPVVITTRSSPPPPVAVPVTPPSRGFQNVLSILVVDGAEWQARARAVLPAERFEVLGAADPEEALRLARSSAPDAVLVDHAVLSRGGVDLVRRLRDDPLTDFVPVIALAPAGATVDPIALRERGADEVLLKPFEAAALETTLARVTGEGGHGVAGLAGEHTIEEVASRIADEVKRGLVESADRGRDLRVPLGDGAEVLAAAWSAIGRVRAHLAQRSGGRLHFRDDRAPGGPAFLALVDEEDTPEPKSAPVSLRDRHAIVVDDDPAVVWFFAGLLREEGVVVDEASDGAEALDIARRRRPDLVVSDILMPRLDGFALTRELKRDPALADVPVILLSWKEDFLQRMRELQSGASGYLRKESGAQQILDCVRDVLRPRARLEAQLRAGGDVRGRLERIGILPLIQTAAQHRPDARITVRDAWNLFEIDLRGGNLVDLTRTASDGSFSRGPRVLVPLLGATAGRFAIADAEGPVRASIKEPLDVVLRKGAAAIGALVDAVSGKGLALASHVELDDDVLASLLRASPDALRAMVSKLRGTGGPRALLMEGSVAPHELESVMLDLARQGAILAVRGPDGEDRIAAAGAARGEIELPMRTPSLVPGEGASTLAPPSLPSAPPDVADAMVEEESGPELGWLASEESTGDIVAEAHRMASEPPRGMLELDAPEVDPFARKKQEETSLEALSASLAMPEPEPVAPTAAEPPAPEPPPEPVIAAPEPVIPAAPAPLMPPPSAPVKKPAPAAAAAPAPAESGGIGLFGWAFLLAVLVFAGFVAYRNLLGGSVAETAPETPAAPEPEPQPDDAPPVAPSTASAPTTAAVPTEPAPAAPATQVRSYGEDLPTIDPALGVEVAPGQGVVLVTPLEGGAPLRVRIGERELSVGAEPVAIALPEGVHEVTFLRGDGSSFRFVHVAPGHTRRVAAP